Sequence from the Halobaculum rubrum genome:
CTCGGGGACGAGTTCCGTCTCCTCGGCGTCCTCGGGGTCGCCTGACTCCTCGGCCGGGTCGTCGTCGCTCATGCCCGTCGATGGGTGTGTCGGCTACAAGGGCGTTTCCATATTCCGGGCGACGGGCCGGACGTCGCTCCCGCCGCGCTCGCCGATCAGCGGGAAATCATCCCGGTGCTCGATGCCGCCGAGGCGTCGAGCGACGGGAGCCGACCCTGCCATGGTTTCCCAAGCAAAAATACTGTTTTCAGATTCAAAAAGAAATCTTGTCTAACGGCGGGTTTTATGTGTTCGGGGAGCGTACAGTCGAGTACAGATGAGTACCCAAAAGCGTGTGCTGAAGTCCGCGGGCGAGGTCGAGGGAAGCGAGGCGCTCCGGATGGACGCCGAGAGGGCCGAACAGATCATCGACGCGCTCAACACGGACCTCGCGGCGACGTACGTCCTGTACCACCAGCTGCGAAAGCACCACTGGAACGTGGAGGGCGCGGAGTTCCGCGATCTGCACCTATTCTTGGGCGAGGCCGCCGAGAACGCCGAGGCGTTCGCCGACGAGCTCGCGGAGCGCGTGCAGGCGCTGGGCGGCGTCCCGCACGCGTCGATGGCGACGCTCCAGGAGGAGGCGCCCGTCGAGGCCGAGGACGAGGACGTGTACGACATCCGCACGTCGCTGGCGAACGACATGGAGATGTACGGCGAGATCATCGAGACGCTGCGCGAGCACGTCGAGCTCGCCGACGGCCTCGGCGACCCCGCGACCGGCGAGATCCTCCGGAAGAACATCGTGCAGGTCGAGGAGGACGCCCACCACATCGAACACTACCTCGAGGACGACACGCTCGTCACCGAGGGCACGATGCAGTAAGTCGGCACGAACGACGAGCGTCCGACTCGACTCGGTCTGAGTTTTCTCCGTTTTTTCGAGGAACAGTCCGAGCGGCCGCTGAACCAGTGCGAGCAGTCGCTCGGTTACCGTTCGAGGTCGACCGTCAGGTCCGTCGAGATCCAGCCGTCGGCGTTGCCGTTCTCGGAGAACACCGTTCTGTCGGGACAGGTGCGGAGGGCCGCGACATCGGTTTCCGGAGCGGAGTCGCGCTCGGGCGACGCCTGGTCGCTCCGATCCGCGAGCGCATCGTGGGTCATTACTGTCCCCTCGCAGGCCCGTCGGGAAATAGATTTTGGTAGGCCTAAACGGTAGGTCGGCCTAAACGATCGTTCGGGGGGACCGACCGGCGACGGCTGTCACTCGTCGCGACCGATCCCGCACCCGGAGATGGTGTCGCACTCGACGCCGCGCTCCTCCAGGGCGTCGATCACCGCGTTCATCCCGATCGCGTCGCTGGCGATGTGCCCGGTGACGACGAGGGTCTTCCCCTCGTCGGCGAACTCCTCGCGCAACTCGGCGGTGTCGCCGGCGCCGACGTGGATGTAGAGGACGGTGTCGACGCCGTGTTCGAAGTACGCGCGGGCGACCGACGCGCCGCCGTTGGTGCCCGCGGCGTGGTGGACCGCCACCTCCCCGAGGTCGTTCTCGCGGTCGCCGACGCGCACCCGTACGTCCGTCTCGGCGGCGTCGAGTTCGGGGATCTCGCCCAGCGCGTCGACGAAGTCGCCTGCGGTCGCGTCGTCGGCCAATCCGTCGGCGACCTCGCGGAACACGCGTCGGCCGTACTCGTCGGGCGCGAGGTGGGTGTTGAGGTACGGCTGGTCGAGCAGCTCCGCGACGCTCGGGTCGTGGCGATAGTTGCTGGAGTGCCCGCCGTGGTCCATCCGCGATCTGAGGTCTGCGACCGCGTCCTCGGCGACCTCCTCGGGGACGCCGTGGTCCGTCATGAACTCGACTTGCGTGTCGAGCACCGCCGGGAAGTCCAGTCGAGCAGACATTCCCGTCGGATGGTGCGCCAGCGCCAGATCGTAGTCGCGGTCGTTGGCCAACTGGATCTCCGGGGATTCGAGGTCGATACCCACGAGCGCGGTTTCGACGTCCTCGCCGGGGACGTAGACGGTGCTGTCGGCCGGCGTCTCGTCCCAGTCGACGAGGTCGAGGCTGATCTGCATGATCTCGTCCGTAGTGAGTCCCATAGGCGGTCAGTGACCGACCACGATTGAAAAGCCGCGGGAACCGGAAGCCAGGACGGCGTCGGGATCGTCGACGGCGGCGGCTCTCCGACCGGATCAACGGCTGCGGCGACGGCTCGTGCTCCCGTCGCTCGGCGAAAGTGGCAATCCCCTCTGTCGCCGCCAGCCGTTTGTACCGACGCGGCTGTACCGTGTGCATGGTCGACCACCTGTTCACGCCGCTCACGCTGCGGGACACCGAGATCCCCAACCGCGTGTTCGTCTCGCCGATGTGTCAGTACTCCGCGCCGGACGGCGAGCCGACCGACTGGCACCTCGTCCACCTCGGCTCGCGTGCGGTCGGCGGCGCGGGACTGGTGCTGGCCGAGGCGACCGCGGTCTCGCCCGAAGGGAGGATCACTCCCCACGACGTGGGGATCTGGACCGACGAGCAGGCCGACGAGTGGGCCGGGATCGCCGAGTTTGTCCGCGAACAGGGATCCGTGCCGGCGATCCAGCTCGCGCACGCCGGCCGGAAGGCGTCGACGCATCGCCCCTGGGGCGACGACGGCCCCGTCCCGCTCGAGGCGGGCGGCTGGGAGGTCGACGCGCCGTCGGGACCGTACCCCCGCGACGGCGACGAGCACCCCACGAACAGCCTCTCGTCGGCGGAGATCGACGGCGTGATCGACGATTTCGCCGCGGCCGCCGAGCGCGCGCTCGAGGCCGGCTTCGAGGTCGCGGAGGTGCACGCCGCCCACGGCTACCTGCTGCACGAGTTCTGCTCGCCGGTCGCCAACGACCGCGACGACGAGTACGGCGGCTCCTTCGAGAACCGTACCCGACTCGTGCGCGAGGTGACCGAGGCGGTCCGCGAGGTGTGGCCCGACGACAAGCCCGTGTTCGTGCGGATCTCCGCAACCGACTGGATCGACGACCGCGAGTCGTGGGACGTAGAGCAGTCGGCGCGGCTCGCCCCGCTGCTGGCGGAGGCCGGCGCCGATCTCCTCGACGTGAGTTCGGGCGGCATCTCGCCCGCACAGGAGGTGCCGTACGCCGGACCGAGCTACCAGCTCCCGTACGCGGAGACGATCCGCGAACACGTCGAGGAGGTCGGCGCCGACATCGCGGTCGCCTCGGTCGGCGGCATCACCGAGCCGACACAGGCCGAGGAGATCGTCGCGAACGACCGCGCCGACGCGGTGCTCATGGCCCGGGAGTTCCTCCGCTCGCCGTACTGGCCGCTGCACGCCGCGGACGAACTCGGTGAAGATATCGAGTGGCCCGTGCAGTACCGCCGCGCGAAGCCGCGCTGACCGATCGATACGTCCCGTCCGTCGGCGTCCCGGATCGGTCGACCGAGTGAACCCTTTTCACGGAACGCGCCCAAACTCTCGGTCATGAGTCACTCCTCCCGCGGTCCGGACGACGAGGACCTCGCGGCGCTCGCCTCCGAGTTGGAGACGACGCTCTCGGATCTCCGTGCGGAACTCGCCGAGCGCGAACGTGGGGACGATCGCGACGAGCGAGTCGCGACCGAGGGCGACCGACGGCCCACCGCGGATCGCCGGGAACGCCGCGATCGCGGCCGCCGTCCCCCTCGTCCCCCGGCGCCGGGGGAGCTGTTCCGATTCACGAGCGACTACACGATCCCGACGGTCGTGGCCGTCCTCGAGGCGACGATCGAGGCGCTCGAACTCCTCCGGGGGGTCATCGATCTCGCCGCGCCCGGCGAGACGCCCGCGGGTCGGCGTCGCGGACGCGGTTCACGCCGCACCCGTCGAGACGCCCGTGGGCTCGCCCGGTCGGTGTTCTCGGACGCGGTGGGCGAGGGCGTCACCGCCGCGACCGACCGCGCGGCAACCGATGCGACGGACGCGCTGGATCGCCTCCGCGAGACGCTCTCGGAGGCCGACCTCCCCGAAGACGGGGAGAGCCGCGACCTCGTCGCCGACGCGCGCGAGTTGAGCGCGGAACTGGAGCGCCGCGTCCGCGAGTCGCGGGAGGTCGTCGACCGCGAGCGCGACCGTGAACGCGACGCCGACCGAACGCGCCCGACGGACCGCCGGCGCGACGACGGCCCGGTCACCATCGAGGTCGGCGACCCCGACGAGTCGACGGACGACGGCGACGACGCGTCCGAGGGTGACCCGAGTGACGCCGGCAGCGACACGAACGAGCGCGACGCCGACGGCGACGACACGCGCCCGGAGGTCGACGTCGACTCGGAGCTGGAGTCGATCAAACGCGAGATGCGGGACGGAGACGGAGGCCGCGCGGAGGACGGCGACGACACTGACGGAACCGATACCCCCGTTGACGGCGACGGCGCCGGCAGCGACGATACCGACGGCTCGGTGGATCGCGACTGAACTCGTGAGCCCGCTCGCGGCGATACCGTGATCAGGCCGCGTCCGTGCTTCCGTCTCGCTTTCTCACGTACGACTCGACCCCGCCGCCGGCAACGCCCGCGAGGACGACCGCCGGCCACCCGAGCAGCACCCAACCGAGCGGCGTCGGGTCGACTGGCGTCGGCGTGGACTCCGGAGCCACGTACAGCGCCCACGTCGCGACCGTGGCCCCGAGGAAGACGACGGCGGGCACAGCGGCGGGCGTGACGAGCCCGCGGCTCGTTCGAGCCCACCCCGCGATCGCACCCGCGACGACCGCACCCGCGAGGAGGTACACGGCTGTCCCCGGGCCGGGGTCGATCACGTCGAACAGCGCCAGCACGACGCGAACCGCCACAAGCGAGGCGAGGACGCCGAGCGCGACCCCGGTTCTGACCGAGATTCCGCCGGGTTCGTCGGCGGTCACGGGCTATCCCTCACCTCCCGTTCATTCGACGGGGCGGAACCGGAACCCGTCCCACTCCTGACTGGCGGGCTCGCGGATCCCCGCCTCGGGATCGCGGAGCTGCTCGCAGTACACCGGCTCGACCTCGTCGCCGAACTCGATGTCGCCCGTCGTGACCTGTCCGATCGCGCGGACGGGCTCGCCGTCCACATCGAACTCGACGATCGCGACGTGGTTCGGCTCGCGCACGCCCGGCGGCGTCGCCGTCGACGTGGTCCACGTGATCACCTCGGCGGTGTACTCGCTCAGGTCAACCGTCCCGACAGGTTCCTGGCCGCCCGGCCCGACCGGGTGGGCGGGATAGGTGATCGAGCCGTCCGGATAGCGGGCCGCCTCGAAGGCGGGCGCGTCGTCGCGGGTCGCTCCGCTCCCCGCTCCGTTCGCGGACTCGCTCCGCTCGTCCGCGCGCTCGTCGCTCATGCGTCCACCCCCTCGAGGATCGCGGTGGTGACACAGTTCCCGAACCCGCCCACGTTGCACGCGAGGCCCACGTCGGCGTCGACCTGCCGCTTCCCGGCGTCGCCGCGGAGCTGCTGGACGATCTCGTACGCCTGCGCGACGCCGGAGGCGCCGAGCGGATGCCCCTTCGACTTCAGGCCGCCGGAGGTGTTGATCGGGAGGTCGCCGTCGCGCTCGGTGCGCCCCTCCTCGATCGCCTTCCAGCCCTCGCCCTTCTCGGCGAAGCCGAGATCCTCGAACTGGAGGAACTCGAGGATGGTGAACATGTCGTGGAGTTCGGCCACGTCCACGTCGTCGGGCGACAGGTCGGCCATCTCGTAGGCCCGGTCGC
This genomic interval carries:
- a CDS encoding MSCRAMM family adhesin SdrC, with translation MSHSSRGPDDEDLAALASELETTLSDLRAELAERERGDDRDERVATEGDRRPTADRRERRDRGRRPPRPPAPGELFRFTSDYTIPTVVAVLEATIEALELLRGVIDLAAPGETPAGRRRGRGSRRTRRDARGLARSVFSDAVGEGVTAATDRAATDATDALDRLRETLSEADLPEDGESRDLVADARELSAELERRVRESREVVDRERDRERDADRTRPTDRRRDDGPVTIEVGDPDESTDDGDDASEGDPSDAGSDTNERDADGDDTRPEVDVDSELESIKREMRDGDGGRAEDGDDTDGTDTPVDGDGAGSDDTDGSVDRD
- the dpsA gene encoding DNA starvation/stationary phase protection protein DpsA translates to MSTQKRVLKSAGEVEGSEALRMDAERAEQIIDALNTDLAATYVLYHQLRKHHWNVEGAEFRDLHLFLGEAAENAEAFADELAERVQALGGVPHASMATLQEEAPVEAEDEDVYDIRTSLANDMEMYGEIIETLREHVELADGLGDPATGEILRKNIVQVEEDAHHIEHYLEDDTLVTEGTMQ
- a CDS encoding NADH:flavin oxidoreductase/NADH oxidase gives rise to the protein MVDHLFTPLTLRDTEIPNRVFVSPMCQYSAPDGEPTDWHLVHLGSRAVGGAGLVLAEATAVSPEGRITPHDVGIWTDEQADEWAGIAEFVREQGSVPAIQLAHAGRKASTHRPWGDDGPVPLEAGGWEVDAPSGPYPRDGDEHPTNSLSSAEIDGVIDDFAAAAERALEAGFEVAEVHAAHGYLLHEFCSPVANDRDDEYGGSFENRTRLVREVTEAVREVWPDDKPVFVRISATDWIDDRESWDVEQSARLAPLLAEAGADLLDVSSGGISPAQEVPYAGPSYQLPYAETIREHVEEVGADIAVASVGGITEPTQAEEIVANDRADAVLMAREFLRSPYWPLHAADELGEDIEWPVQYRRAKPR
- a CDS encoding nucleic acid-binding protein, giving the protein MSDERADERSESANGAGSGATRDDAPAFEAARYPDGSITYPAHPVGPGGQEPVGTVDLSEYTAEVITWTTSTATPPGVREPNHVAIVEFDVDGEPVRAIGQVTTGDIEFGDEVEPVYCEQLRDPEAGIREPASQEWDGFRFRPVE